Part of the Oerskovia paurometabola genome is shown below.
CCCAGGCCCAGGAGGCGGCGCGCCTCGTCGTTGACGAGCGCGACCCGCCCGGTGCGGTCCAGCGCGACGACGCCCTCGCTGATGCCGTGGAGCATCGCGTCACGCGTCTCGAGCAGGGACGCGATCTCCTCCGGCTCGAGCCGGTAGATCCTGCGGCGGACGAGCTGCGTGACCCACCAGGCGCACACGACCCCGCCTGCCGCGGCGGTGCCCAGCGCGAGGAGCAGGCCGTCCAGGTCCTCGCGGAAGTCCGCGTGGAGCTGCGACTCGAGGATGCCGACCGACGCGGCCCCGATGACGGCCCGCCCCGTCTCGTCGTAGATGGGGACCTTGACGCGCCACGACTCGCCCAGGGTGCCGGTCTGGGTGCCGATGTAGGTACCCCCGGAAAGGGGCACGGAGGGGTCGGTGGACACGCGTTCCCCTATGCGTTCCGCCGTGGGGTGGGACATGCGGATGCCCTCGTCGTCGGTCACGACGACGTAGGTCACGTCGGAGGCCTCGCGGATGACCTCGGCGATGGGCTGGATGGTGGCCGAGGGGTCGGTCGAGCCCAGCGCGTCCCTGATGGCAGGCAGCCCCGCGACGGACTGCGCGACCCCCGTCATCCGGTCGAGGTACGCGTCACGAAGCTGCCGCTCCTGCAGGGTCCCCGCGACCACGCCTGCGGCCGAGACCACGGCGAGGACGATGACGACCTGCAGCAGGAGCAGCTGAACCCTGAGCGGCATTGCCCATCCCACCGGACCAGTGTGCCCCAGGCCACAGGGGTGGCCAGCCACTCGGACGCAGAACCGAGACGTACCCGTGACCTGACGCCGGAAACTCGCCTGACCACAACGACCACAACGTCCATTACGACCTCAGGGACCACACGGTGCCTCCGCGCTCCTAGGCTCCGCTGCACACCAACGGCCCCGGACTACGACGTCGCGAGGCCTGCTCAAGGAGGAGAAATGGCATCCGTCGTCAGCCCGCGCAGCGGGCACAGCACCAGCCGGCCGGGGCGTCGCCGCCTGGTCGGCGCAGCAGCACTCACGAGCCTCGCCCTCGCCCTCAGCGCCTGCGCAGGTCTCGCTTCGGGAGACGAGGCCCCGGCAGGCGAGGGCAGCGACAAGCCCGCCGCGGTCGGCCTGGCCTCGCTCGACATCATCGTCCCCGCAGACCCCGGCGGTGGCTGGGACCAGACGGGCCGCGCGCTCCAGAAGGAGCTGCAGGCGACGGGGCTGGCGAAGACCATCAACGTGACCAACGTGGGCGGTGCGGGCGGGACCGTCGGCCTGGCCTCCCTCGCGAACGTGACCGAGCCCAACACCCTCATGGTCACCGGACTCGTCATGGTCGGTGCGGTCGAGACCAACAAGTCCCAGGCCCGCATCGAGGACACGACGCCGATCGCGCGCCTCACCGAGGAACCGCTCGTCATCGTCGTGCCGGCCGAGTCCAAGTACACGACGCTCCAGGAGCTCGTGGACGACATCGTCGCCAACGGCAAGAGCGTCACCGTCACCGGGGGATCGGCCGGCGGCGCGGACCACATCCTCGCGGGGATGCTCCTCAAGCAGGCCGGCGTCCCGTCCGAGAAGCTCGTCGACACGCTCAACTACGTCGCGTACTCGGGTGGTGGCGAGTCCCTCTCCGCCCTGCTCGGCAACAAGGTCAGCGCCGGCATCTCGGGCGTCGGCGAGTACTCCGAGCAGGTCAAGGCGGGCACCTTGCGTGCGCTCGCGGTCACGAGCCCCGAGAAGGTCGAGGTCCTCCCCGACGTCCCCACGCTCCACGACGCGGGCTACGGCTTCGACCTCACCAACTGGCGTGGCGTCCTCGCCCCCGCCGGCATCACGGACGACGAGCGCGCCGCGCTCGAGGACGTCCTCACCGAGCTCCACGCGTCCGAGGAGTGGCAGGCCACGCTCGACGAGAAGGGCTGGGCGGACGCGTTCGTCACCGGCGCGGACTTCGACGACTACCTCCAGCAGAACATCGCCGACATCCAGGCGGTCCTGCAGGACATCGGTCTGGTCGCCTGACATGTCCTCGTCCTCTGTCGTCCCGCCCGGTGAATCCCCCGCACCGGGCGGGGCCTCCCCCCAGGTCGCCACGGGCCGTCGCGCCGACTCGCGCGGACAGGACCCGGTGACCGAAGAGGTCCCGCTCACCGGCGGGACCGGGCCGTCGGGGGCCGCGGCGCCGCACACCGCCGCGGCCCCCAGGCGGCGGATCGGCGAGTACGTGGTCGCCGGGGTCACGATCGCCCTGGGCGTGTTCGTGGTCGCCGACGCCGGGACCATCCAGGTCCCGGGCTCGACGACCACCATGGGCCCTCGCGCCTTCCCGTACCTCGTCGGCGGCCTGCTGCTGATCTCGGGCGTCCTCGTGCTGATCGGGCTCCTGCGCGGGAAGTTCGGCGAGGAGGACGACGGCGAGGACGTCGACCCGGACGTCAGGACCGACTGGAAGACGGTCGCGCTCCTCGGCGTCATCTTCGTGGCGCACGTCTACACGATCAACCTCGCCGGCTGGCCGGTGGCGGCGACGCTGCTCTTCGGCGGGTCGGCGATCGTGCTCGGGGCCCGCCCGTGGTGGCGCGCGATCGCGCTCGCCGTCGTCCTCGCGCTCGTCATCCAGTTCGTCTTCGGCGGACTGCTCGGCCTGTCGCTGCCCCCCGGCCCGTTCCTCGAAGGGGTGAGCTCGTTCCGTGGATAACCTCTCCGCACTGATGGAGGGCTTCGCGACCGTCGCGCAGCCCGTGTACCTGCTCTACGCGCTCTTCGGCGTGTTCATCGGGACGGCGGTCGGCGTCCTGCCGGGCATCGGTCCTGCCATGACCATCGCCCTGCTCCTGCCCCTGACGTACTCGCTCGACGCGACGGCCGCGATCATCGTGTTCGCGGGCATCTACTACGGCGGCATGTACGGCGGGTCGACGACCTCGATCCTGCTCAACACGCCGGGCGAGTCCGCCTCGATCGTGACCGCGCTCGAGGGCCACAAGATGGCGCGGCTCGGGCGCGGTGCCGCGGCACTCGCCACGGCCGCGATCGGCTCGTTCGTCGCGGGCACCATCGCGACCGTCCTGCTGACGCTCGTGGCCCCCGTCATGGCGAGGTGGGCGGTCCAGCTCGGCGAACCCGACTACTTCGCGCTCATGATCGTCGCGTTCATCACGGTGGGAGCGCTCCTCGGCAAGTCAGTCTCGCGCGGCATGGTCGCCCTGGCCCTCGGACTGTTCCTGGGCCTCATGGGCACGGACACCCTGACCGGGCAGCAGCGCTTCACGTTCGGCGTCCCGAACCTCGCCGACGGCCTCAGCGTCGTCATCGTCGCCGTGGGCCTGTTCGCGGTGGGCGAGGCGCTCTACGTGGCCTCTCGCCTGCGGCACGGACCGGTGCACGTCATCCCGGTCGAGAAGGGGTGGCGCTCCTGGATGAAGCCCGAGGACTGGCGACGCTCGTGGAAGCCCTGGCTCCGCGGCACCGCGATCGGCTTCCCCGTCGGGACCATCCCGGCCGGTGGCGCCGACGTGGCGACGTTCCTGTCGTACGCGACCGAGCGCAAGCTCGCCGGCAAGCACAAGGACCAGTTCGGCAAGGGCGCCATCGAGGGCGTCGCAGGCCCGGAGTCGGCGAACAACGCGGCGGCCTCGGGCGTCCTCGTCCCGCTCCTGACCCTGGGGCTCCCCACGACCGCGACCGCGGCCATCATCATCGTCGCGTTCCAGTCGTACGGGATCCAGCCGGGTCCGATGCTCTTCCAGACGCAGTCGTCGCTCGTGTGGGCGCTCATCGCGAGCCTCTACATCGGCAACCTCATGCTGATCGTCCTGAACCTGCCGCTCGTGGGCATGTGGGTCAAGGTCCTGCAGATCCCCCGGCACTACCTGTACGCGGGCATCCTGCTGTTCGGGGCGCTCGGGTCGTATGCGCTCAACTTCTCCCCGATCGACGTGCTCATCCTGCTCGTCATCGGTGTGGTCGGCTTCTTCATGCGGCGCTACGG
Proteins encoded:
- a CDS encoding tripartite tricarboxylate transporter permease, coding for MDNLSALMEGFATVAQPVYLLYALFGVFIGTAVGVLPGIGPAMTIALLLPLTYSLDATAAIIVFAGIYYGGMYGGSTTSILLNTPGESASIVTALEGHKMARLGRGAAALATAAIGSFVAGTIATVLLTLVAPVMARWAVQLGEPDYFALMIVAFITVGALLGKSVSRGMVALALGLFLGLMGTDTLTGQQRFTFGVPNLADGLSVVIVAVGLFAVGEALYVASRLRHGPVHVIPVEKGWRSWMKPEDWRRSWKPWLRGTAIGFPVGTIPAGGADVATFLSYATERKLAGKHKDQFGKGAIEGVAGPESANNAAASGVLVPLLTLGLPTTATAAIIIVAFQSYGIQPGPMLFQTQSSLVWALIASLYIGNLMLIVLNLPLVGMWVKVLQIPRHYLYAGILLFGALGSYALNFSPIDVLILLVIGVVGFFMRRYGYPVAPMVVGMILGPMAEDRLRRSLTISQGDLSYLVTSPFAATAYVSILVIVGLGLWLKSREKRANAELSRLGEEIREESQSQEVN
- a CDS encoding tripartite tricarboxylate transporter TctB family protein, producing the protein MSSSSVVPPGESPAPGGASPQVATGRRADSRGQDPVTEEVPLTGGTGPSGAAAPHTAAAPRRRIGEYVVAGVTIALGVFVVADAGTIQVPGSTTTMGPRAFPYLVGGLLLISGVLVLIGLLRGKFGEEDDGEDVDPDVRTDWKTVALLGVIFVAHVYTINLAGWPVAATLLFGGSAIVLGARPWWRAIALAVVLALVIQFVFGGLLGLSLPPGPFLEGVSSFRG
- a CDS encoding Bug family tripartite tricarboxylate transporter substrate binding protein, yielding MASVVSPRSGHSTSRPGRRRLVGAAALTSLALALSACAGLASGDEAPAGEGSDKPAAVGLASLDIIVPADPGGGWDQTGRALQKELQATGLAKTINVTNVGGAGGTVGLASLANVTEPNTLMVTGLVMVGAVETNKSQARIEDTTPIARLTEEPLVIVVPAESKYTTLQELVDDIVANGKSVTVTGGSAGGADHILAGMLLKQAGVPSEKLVDTLNYVAYSGGGESLSALLGNKVSAGISGVGEYSEQVKAGTLRALAVTSPEKVEVLPDVPTLHDAGYGFDLTNWRGVLAPAGITDDERAALEDVLTELHASEEWQATLDEKGWADAFVTGADFDDYLQQNIADIQAVLQDIGLVA